The DNA sequence CTATTTTGATTATCTTGCAACGCTTTGTTCTAAGAAATTAATttgcaaagcacacacacacacacacacacacacacacacacacacacacacacacacacacacacacacacacacacacacacacacacacacacacacacacacacacacacacacacacacacacacacacacacacacacttcaccagCCCCATCTGCCTTATAGGCCTCTGATAGGACCAGAATATAATACCTataataagcatttcactgtaacgtctacacctgttgtattcagcatttcactgtaacgtctacacctgttgtattcggcatttcactgtaacgtctacacctgttgtattcagcatttcactgtaacgtctacacctgttgtattcggcatttcactgttacgtctacacctgttgtattcagcatttcactgtaacgtctacacctgttggattCAACATTTCACGgtaacgtctacacctgttgtattcggcatttcactgttacgtctacacctgttgtattcagcatttcactgtaacgtctacacctgttgtattcaacatttcactataacttctacacctgttgtattcggcatttcactgtaacgtctacacctgttgtattcaacatttcactgtaacgtctacacctgttgcattcaacatttcactgtaacgtctatacctgttgtattcagcatttcactgttacgtctatacctgttgtattcaacatttcactgtaacgtctacacctgttgtattcagcttttcactgtaacgtctatacctgttgtattcagcatttcactgtaacgtctacacctgttgtattcagcatttcactgttacgtCTATACCTGTTGtcttcggcatttcactgtaacctgTTGATTTTggcgcatgtgacgaataaaattggatttgatgaAGTTTCAGTGATGTGTTTGGTGACTCACAGGCAGTCCAGGTttacccatctctccatccttcccgtTTTCCCCGGGAGCCCCAGGGGACGCAGATAGGCCCTCAGATGAACCTGGGGGCCCAGGAAGCCCTGGAGGACCAGGTGGACCCTGGACCGAAGAAAATAAATCAATAGCATTAACGCTAACAAAATAACACGATACATATGTCATAACGCATAAATGCGTATGCTAATTTATGTGTACCCAAATGGTGTTTGTGGCTATAGTCAGAGAGCAGAACAGCAGCAGGTGGATTCTAGAGATTTGAAAAGGATGACCACTCACTGTCATAATCTCTGTGTCTCCGTCAAAGTACTCAAAGCCTGAGCCGTCCACACCATCCTGGAAACCACATACGCTTACAATGAATGAATTAACTGGTGACTCAACGAAAACAACCTAATCGATCTTCCAAATAATTCTTCCATCCATCTATTCACATCGGTGTGGTTCATTCCACACTACATACCGGGGATCTGGATGAGTTGGGTCTACCCGGTGGTCCAGGAGGTCCGGGGGGACCAGGTTTGCCCACTCCAGAATCACCCTTCAGGGGTCAACAAACAAACACAATCCAGGGTCAAACACAACAACCAAGTACAACAGTGTTTCTTAATCCAATCCTGGGAGACCCTTGTTGGATAATGCACATTTTAGTTCtggcccagcactaacacaccggATGTAAATAATCGCCAGCCCTTGATGTAATTAATCGCCAGCCCTTGATGTAATTGATCGCCAGCCCTTGATGTAATTGATCGTCAGCCCCTGATGTAATTAATCGCCAGCCCTTGATGTAATTAATCGCCAGCCCTTGATGTAATTAATCGCCAGCCCTTGATGTAATTAATCGCCAGCCCTTGATGTAATTAATCGCCAGCCCTTGATGTAATTGATCGCCAATCCTTGATGTAATTAATCGCCAACCCTTGACGTAATTGATTGCCAATCCTTGACGTAATTAATCGCCAGCCCTTGACGTAATTAATCGCCAGCCCTTGACGTAATTAATCGCCAGCCCTTGATGTAATTGATCGTCAGCCCCTGATGTAATTAATCGCCAGCCCTTGATGTAATTAATCGCCAGCCCTTGATGTAATTAATCGCCAGCCCTTGATGTAATTAATCGCCAGCCCTTGATGTAATTAATCGCCAGCCCTTGATGTAATTGATCACCAGCCCTTGATGCAATTGATCGCCAATCCTTGATGTAATTAATCGCCAACCCTTGACGTAATTGATTGCCAATCCTTGACGTAATTAATCGCCAGCCCTTGACGTAATTAATCGCCAGCCCTTGATGTAATTAATCGCCAGCCCTTGATGTAATTGATCGCCAGCCCTTGATGTAATTGATCGCCAGCCCTTGACGTAATTGATCGCCAGCCCTTGACGTAATTGATCGCCAGCCCTTGACGTAATTGATCGCCAGCCCTTGACGTAATTGATCGCCAGCCCTTGACGTAATTGATCGCCAGCCCTTTATGTAATTGATCGCCAGCCCCTGATGTAATTAATCGCCAGACCGTGATGTAATTAATCGCCAGCCCTTGATGTAATTAATCGCCAGCCCTTGATGTAATTAATCGCCAGCCCTTGATGTAATTGATCGCCAATCCTTGATGTAATTAATCGCCAACCCTTGATGTAATTGACCGCCAATCCTTGATGTAATTAATCGCCAGCCCTTGATGTAATTAATCGCCAGCCCTTGATGTAATTAATCGCCAGCCCTTGATGTAATTAATCGCCAGCCCTTGATGTAATTAATCGCCAGCCCTTGATGTAATTAATCGCCAGCCCTTGATGTAATTAATCGCCAGCCCTTGATGTTGATGTTTGGGTCAGAGCAAAACATTTGCAATAAAGTAGAGCACCGCTGAACTATTCATCGATAGTGGAGCTAAAAGCTGTAGGACACTAGAAGGTCATATACCGTCTGCAGCAGTGAAAGGAGATTAGACAGTATGTGATGTTGCACCTTGTCTCCTTTGGGACCAGGATCTCCTGGCAAGCCTGGGAATCCTTGAACTCCAGTTTCTCCCTGTGGTAGGAAACACAGTAAGTGAGGATTATCAACATGAGAAATGGCTGATGGGTTAAAACACATGAAGATATCCACATGGAGTGAAATACAGTTACAATAGGCTTTCCAGCAATGATTGGTGGACTGGGAGTTGACGGGTGGATGGATGTGTGGCCCTTCCTTCCAAGAGTTTATATCACTCTATAAAACCCAATGTCCAAAAAGACCATCCAGACCCAGTTTTCACTAGAACAGTTATCTAATCCTCTCTctgagtcacagacagacagacagacagagacagacagagacagagagacagagagacagacagacagacagacagacacaaccccATTCAGATGTACCCCACATGTGTGAGCAGCACCCCCATATCTCTTCACACAGGGGTCAGTGGACCTGAGTTTCCAGAGTTGATCAAACCCACAGGTGGGCAGGTGCTCTCGTTCCCACTAGATCGAAACGCACGGAAGCAGATCAAAGACCCCCTAGAGGGACCACCGTAGAAGATCCCCTCTCCATCGCGCTCATCTCTGACGTCCAGGGACGTGagttgtaaataaacacagattCAACTTTCCTCATTTTTGCAAAACATTTCCAAATGactgcctccccctttcctccgaAGTTGGCTTAGGGACGGGGTCTGGTGTACACATGTGAGGTATCGGCTGTGTGCGCCTCAGAAGCGGGGGAGTGTTTACAGTGGAATGAGAATATTTGTGTTCTTGAGATAGAGAGTGTGGGAATTATTGTATATAGCAGAACAACAGAGTCAAGTCACTGTTAAGTAATGTGTACTGTAGGGCCTTATTGGGTGGAGATTCAGACTAAAACACAATACTGGAACTACTCTGTACACTATTGTAAAAGAAAAATAGTTCGTTTTTTTCAATTGCTAACATGTCACACTGTCAAAAATTCTTCACACAGTCAGCGAAACAGAAGTGTATGTGTACCAAACCGTGAATCATTTTAATTCCTTTCACACAAAATGCATTCAATGACCACATTCTCTGAAATTCAAACTATTTTCTCATTCATACTCCACCACCTGCTAAACTATATAT is a window from the Oncorhynchus masou masou isolate Uvic2021 unplaced genomic scaffold, UVic_Omas_1.1 unplaced_scaffold_6543, whole genome shotgun sequence genome containing:
- the LOC135536721 gene encoding collagen alpha-1(I) chain-like, with product GETGVQGFPGLPGDPGPKGDKGDSGVGKPGPPGPPGPPGRPNSSRSPDGVDGSGFEYFDGDTEIMTGPPGPPGLPGPPGSSEGLSASPGAPGENGKDGEMGKPGLP